In the genome of Vicia villosa cultivar HV-30 ecotype Madison, WI unplaced genomic scaffold, Vvil1.0 ctg.000835F_1_1, whole genome shotgun sequence, one region contains:
- the LOC131631499 gene encoding uncharacterized protein LOC131631499 has protein sequence MENHSNSRPNSRDSSPTSRELLENDHRSSFDEPPPSNTKRVKLICSFGGKIQPRLHDGHFSYIGGDTKILAVDRNVKLSHLIGKLNAMADSHVCFKYQLPGEDLDALISVCNEDDLDYMMIEYDRMCRASPKPARLRIFLFPSPVKNHSSNASFDSINSAMNLAEDSKSEGKWFVDALNSVHVPPSEDSSPPPPPPTMNPDYLFGLDKPYSPSPEAKQAEFPESVPDFAAKDAECESETVRETEIHEIQVMQTVNDEHQVNSDGENGGVNGSVGCYSQENTETETPLVSTVPVQAVSDEQLMNSDEEKGGVNGCVDSHSQVNTETEIPLVTTPPVQAVNEEQQMNSDGENGGVNCYTQENTETEMPLVTTELPAQPPAPVHSSSVQFLPPGPASVQSSFSPMMPNVVSPYSTGYPNEPIPVYLIQTASGLYQAVRPVIGPNGQPVYFAYTQIGNEFGYNASGLPGMVSERGYSNGSYRQGFPSQAAVAGVDSWN, from the coding sequence ATGGAGAATCACTCCAATTCGCGTCCCAATTCGCGTGATTCCTCACCTACCTCACGCGAATTGCTAGAGAACGATCACCGTTCATCGTTCGATGAACCACCACCTTCCAACACTAAGAGAGTCAAGCTCATCTGTAGCTTCGGTGGGAAAATTCAGCCTAGGCTTCACGACGGTCACTTTTCGTACATCGGAGGTGACACGAAAATCCTCGCCGTCGATCGTAATGTGAAATTATCACACCTTATTGGTAAGCTCAATGCTATGGCGGATTCTCATGTCTGTTTCAAGTATCAACTCCCTGGTGAAGATCTCGATGCTTTGATCTCGGTTTGCAATGAAGATGATCTCGATTATATGATGATCGAGTATGATCGGATGTGTCGCGCTTCACCTAAGCCTGCGAGGTTGAGGATTTTCCTCTTTCCTTCTCCGGTCAAGAACCACAGCAGCAATGCATCTTTTGATTCTATCAATTCCGCTATGAATCTTGCTGAGGATTCCAAATCGGAAGGTAAGTGGTTCGTCGATGCTCTCAATTCCGTTCACGTTCCGCCGTCGGAGGATTCTTCTCCACCTCCACCGCCGCCGACGATGAATCCTGATTATCTGTTTGGATTGGATAAGCCGTATTCTCCGTCTCCCGAGGCAAAACAGGCGGAATTCCCGGAGTCTGTTCCGGATTTTGCGGCGAAGGATGCGGAATGTGAGTCTGAGACGGTTAGAGAAACCGAGATTCATGAAATTCAGGTAATGCAGACTGTGAATGATGAACATCAAGTGAATTCTGATGGAGAAAACGGCGGAGTTAACGGCTCTGTTGGTTGTTACTCTCAGGAAAACACGGAAACAGAGACGCCGTTAGTTTCAACTGTACCTGTTCAAGCTGTGAGTGATGAACAGCTAATGAATTCTGACGAAGAAAAAGGCGGAGTTAACGGCTGTGTTGACAGTCACTCTCAGGTAAACACGGAAACTGAAATTCCGTTAGTTACTACTCCACCTGTTCAAGCTGTGAATGAAGAACAGCAAATGAATTCTGACGGAGAAAACGGCGGAGTTAACTGTTACACTCAGGAAAACACGGAAACGGAGATGCCGTTAGTTACCACTGAACTACCTGCTCAACCTCCGGCACCGGTTCATTCCAGTTCGGTTCAGTTTCTGCCTCCTGGACCGGCTTCGGTTCAGTCATCATTTTCTCCTATGATGCCGAATGTGGTTAGTCCTTACTCGACCGGATATCCAAATGAACCAATACCGGTTTATCTGATTCAAACAGCTTCTGGATTGTATCAAGCAGTGAGGCCAGTCATTGGACCTAACGGTCAACCGGTTTATTTCGCATATACTCAAATTGGGAACGAGTTTGGTTACAATGCCTCAGGGCTACCTGGCATGGTTTCAGAGCGTGGCTATTCGAATGGTTCGTACAGGCAAGGTTTTCCATCTCAGGCGGCGGTTGCCGGTGTTGACAGCTGGAATTGA